The genomic stretch tgaagggccCGCATGAATGTGGAAACACggcaaaaaaacaacactattctttttacctaagagaatacttctctaggaatctccagatcctccagagCAATGCTATGATCGAAATCTGCctgatgttgatcatagaattatgtTGGAGTACCtagaaatgcctacagaagtgttttctctaggaatgtctaggttctccagcacaactctatggtcaacttctggcagagctgcactggaggacctaaagattcctagagatgtcaTATGAATCaaaatcacaaataatcaaatccgcaaaagtcaagcTCCAAATGTGCAGGGCCAACTATACTGGAAAGAAGTAGAAGCAGTACTCTTTCCCCCCTCATTGTGTTCACTTAGCTAAAAGGAGAGAACTGTTTAAGACACACATTCAATATCACCGAGCTAAAAGTAGGTAAATACTAAATAATGTTCCCTATACACAAATGACAACTTTACCAAGAATTTAAACCACCATTTATTTGATAAGAATACAAGTTCCATGTAAACACACACAGGCCATAAGGCACTTGATTAAGACATAGTTGCTGCTCAGGCAAATTCAACTCACAGACACTTTTAGCTTCTTTCCAAATTGTCACAACACAGTTGTCAGACCAGcctttaaaatgtaatattttgatGTAATATTGCAACTATAAGGACAGAGAAATACCATTCCTAGAACACTGGTATGTTTATCATAACACCATCATTTGAATGGAAGACAGATGCCACCACCGAGTTGCctcttcccctggggctgagctAGATTAATTTTCAGAGGAAGATGGAGAATCCCTGCTGCAGGTCCTACTGGCTAACTATTGTGAGGCTGTGAGTTTGTATCACTCCAGAAATCCCCCAATAGTAGTCTAGCCTAACAATGATACTAGCATTTagttttctgtgtgaaaaaagtTTTGTGAATGAGAAGGCATTCAGTCAAGAGCCTTCACTTGCATTTTAAATTACGTTTACTATTTCAGTGAGAATTAGGCCTTTGCCAAATAGCAAATTCAAAGACaccgtttgtttgttttttaaagtggctGTTCACCACTGCTGACCACAACATAATGCTGGACAGAGAGAtgtaacatatttaaaaaatgggtttGTTCTGGGGTATTTCATTTTGATCTTATACTCTGAAGGAGCAAAAGAAACAATGACATCCTCATTCACTGGACTTTTCCCACCTCTGAAATAGACTGAGCCAATGGAATAGGAGCATAACTTTCCAATTATTCAAGGGATGTAAAACACAATGACAGGGAGTATGAATTACTGTTCTCTATACAAAGCTGTATAAACAGAGAAattaattttgcaaaaaaaaaaatagcagaagAATAGGCTATTGAAACCCTaaagattttgttggactgcaattcccctCGGACTTAGCATAATCAGTAGTGAGAGgtcatgggaattgtaatccaacatcaTCCAGAAAGCTAACTTGCCTACTTctgctttagaatgtttcctccCTGTCCCCAGGACCAAAGTTTACATGTCCCCCATAGGTTTTGGCCTACAGTTCTCTACCCATGGCCAGGATGGCTGGGATTTCTTGCCATGATTTTTTACAATTCGTTTTGCTTGAAAACATCCTCACCCTACCATGCAGCATCTCCAGAACCCACCACTGTTTTCCATCTTCAAATGATGAAAGGAAGACATGTGATATCCAGTTGCCATTTTGGAGGCACTGCCCAGAAAAACAGAGGTAAGGGGGTTACAGCAGTGGATGGATGGGTCTGAGGAAACTGGTCTGTGCCCCatacagttgctcacccctgattAAGAACTTTAAGATTTACAGTCCAGTGGGTCACAGCTGTGACAACATAACCACATTCTAGGCACACAAGTCACTGGAACAGTCACAATCACTTTAAAAATGAATCATGCGAGTCTCTGTAGTAGGTTTTTATAAAATTGAGAACAGGCTGTGTTCTATTTATTACTGAAGGAGATGTCCAGGCAGTGTCAAAAGGATTCAGAAGAACTGAAACACAGTTAGAAAAATTGCACCTTTCCCATAAATATGCTTCCATTGTATCTGCTTGCAACACAGCCTATTCAGCTGCTTTTTCTCCCATTGAGCAGATGCACATTTTGATTACTACTGTCCAAACTGAGATGTTTCTGACTGAACTGCTTAATTAAAGTCCCAGGAATCAGTGCTACCATTGCCACTGCCAACATTTTGAGTAGAGTGCTCCATGAGAAAATGGCATCCAAGGAGGTGATTTGTGAAAGGATTGAGCCTGTCTGGACACATACAAAGTTATATGGGATGAGGCCTGCATAAATAAGAAGATAATCCTTGTGTTAGGAAAGTTTTTACATATCACAAATGCACCTCTGATCCCTGTGGGTAATATCTACCTGTACAGAATTTTTTTCAAGGCTGTGTATTACATTACAAATCTAATTGTTCTTAGCTATAGATACAGAGCGAAAATATCTGGCCATCAATGAAGGATCAAACACTTTCAaagttcagaaaagaaaaaaggataaaaatatatatacctgTAGTTTGAACCAAGCAGAGAAGTTGTTATTTTTCCACTACTCAAGGTGAAGGCTTTCTTAACTGAACAATTAGAAGTATGTCAGGTTCCCCAGCAACAGTGTGTATATCTCAATATATTTAACCTACTCCATGAGGAAGTTTTATAATATTATTCAGTGCCATAGAAAAAATTGATTACCTTCTGACATTACCTTAGGGATGCTATTCCATTTTCACATTAAGGAGGGCATTAGTCTTAGAATAATCTTCACACTGACAGTTTTTCCTAGTGTCTTCCAAGAGGAGAAATGCAATAGGcccaacagaaaaacaaaaacaaaggagttctctttctctttaattttaatattaactATGTATAACGAACTGCTATCAAAGGacaccagaaataaataaataaataaaataaaattttagaaaATGCTCCCAGGTAGATTACAAATCACATTGCAGTTTCTATTATCTGGCCAGGAGAGTCCATTTGGATACACACACAATGAAAAAATACATCCACTGccatggaaaagggaaaagagggagagtaGTTTAGTGTATCGTAGCATATAAaagaatataaacatttttttccttaccTATGAAAACAGAGAAGAAGAATTGAGTCACAGGGATGTTTAAGATTGGAGATGTCAGATTCAGAAACCAATTTGGAGTCATGGGGAATAGCCTcagaaacaacaagaaaaagaacaaagaatttTTGTTCTCCTCCAcctgccacaaaaaagaaaaaaacctagtCAAACTGTTTTTCAccattagattttattttttcaaacctTATCCAAACACTGTAATGCAGAGTAAAAGTTGTAACTGATACTATCACTAGCAATTTAGGCATGCGGAATGAACTATGGTTTGAATCCCAAGTTTGGGTGTGCCAGTGGTACTGTCTCCCGAGTTGAATTCCACTCCCAgaatttttgccattttccttACCACTGCAGCCCCTTATCTATTCCTCCCTACCAAATCTCCAGAGGGCTGCAAGATCCTCTAGAATGAGCAGTGGAGGCTGCAGGGAAGAATCAGCTAATGGCAGGATCCTCTATTGGTTCTTTGTACTTAATAACTTGTTTGAGGGATAAAATCACGGTTTTGCTTTCAAGACTTAATCCCAAGATTGCAAAAGTAAACTGGGAGTCCTCCTTGTAAGACTATTGCTCATCTAACGCCATACTGTTCCCTATAATTCAGACACAACTCTTTCCTACAACTACAAGAGGGATGAGCAAAGTGAGGCCTTCATGCTGCTTATATGCCCCCCCGAGGTCTCCCtccttttttacacacacacacacacattgcaaaaaatatttttacgcCAAATATCCAAAAATGTATTTCCACACTTTTGGACCCCCATGTGCTGAATTCAGAATTaaattttgtgatttgtttttgcaACAAAAAAAGGTTTAGCCTCAAGGTTTTGTCCCAAAATGCCCAACAGAAAGGCCCAAAACATGTCCTCATGTCCCATAGAGAGTGGTGGTTtatgtttgtctgtttttgtaAGGGCAGATGCAAACCTCTAAGTTAATCTGGAGGGCTAGCACAGGCCCCTAGTCTTTCAGCTCTGAACTAAGTTCAGTATTAGGTATTGAACTGAAGACCTTGTGCATGCACAGCTTGTGCTCTGTCACTGAGCTACAGTCCTTATTTGCTACTCTGTCAAAAAGTGTTTTTTCCAATTGAAATATTATAGTGTTGTGGGCTCTTTTACCTTTTTTTGAAGCATGGCAACTTTTTCAGGAAAGTAGTAGACAACTATTTTTTTCCCAAACGCATTGGAGAGTCCGTAGCAGCAAGTGGCACCAACGGAAGTCAAAGCAGAACACAACAGGAGTCCTGTCCATGGTCCAAAGAGAGCCCCAGCAAGGATGTTCTGTTAGAGCAAAACTAGACAGTGATCCAGTCCACAATAAACTGGGGGGAAAGTATGAAGGACTCTATGAACCAGAGGAACATATATCTTTTCTAGATCTGACCAATGATCCTCCTAGTACAGCACAGTAACCAGGAAACCCATAAAGGCAACAAATCTCCAACATATTTAGGCAACTAGAATGTAGAGGCAAAGTACCTGTGAAACTTAAAGCCCCATTCAAATAGTACAAGTAATAGCTATGAATAAAACTATACCCCCATCCTTGTTTGAAACCAACGAAACCAGAAGCCATCATGTGACAAAGAATTCCacaaatactttttttctttgctccacagcttcaaaaagttattttggactataattcctaaAGTTCCTCAaccatttttccaagctctacatcTGTTTCCAATTTGGTAAGATCCCAGTTCAGGTATTTAAGATAAACACTTGAACAGTGTATCTTCATGACGGCAGAGGTGTGCATGTCTACCCATGCTGACCATTTTCTGATTGTTAACATAATTTACATTTTCTGCACTCTACAATATTTTTCAGATAGATGAAACAAAGTATACAGTATTCAAAATTTAACCATGCCCTAGATGTATATCATTTACTGATTTATACAAAGGTGTTGTAATACtagctttttattctttttactttcaaatgcatttttttaaactttcaaatGTATACTGTGATCAGTAGCCCAATCCAATGGTTCATGTTTACCATTAGATCTTTGCTACTGAATGTGACAGAAAGGAAGAAGATACTTCAAGGAAAAATATTAAAAGGCACAATTATTACTGCAACAAATATTACAGGTATTTATATCAATATTATATTTTGAGTTCCATAAATTAGTAACTGATACCACATGTAATTAAGTTTGCAGTATTCTGCTTCCACAAGTAAAGTCAAATCATTTCAACTATTTTCATGTTGACATTTGAGTTATATGCCAGACATCAGTGCTCCATTCTTTGTTGGCCAGAGCTTAAGTTTTACACCACTTCACAAATACCTGCTGAAAAAAGTTGTGGAATTAGTAATACATGTTCAGCTCTAATGATTTCTTTCTGAAGAGCCCAAGTACACTTTCAGTGCATATTGATGTGAGCAAAACATGATTTTCACATAGGATTCTACATTACTTGTAAATTAATGGTGTAGCATA from Sceloporus undulatus isolate JIND9_A2432 ecotype Alabama chromosome 3, SceUnd_v1.1, whole genome shotgun sequence encodes the following:
- the TMEM41A gene encoding transmembrane protein 41A, whose translation is MRSLSGFLFVLGTATAGLYLLSVRLPGGPREGSRSLKFPSDLEELQELAEFLRYYNREHHTYVLLLFCSAYLYKQCFAIPGSSFLNILAGALFGPWTGLLLCSALTSVGATCCYGLSNAFGKKIVVYYFPEKVAMLQKKVEENKNSLFFFLLFLRLFPMTPNWFLNLTSPILNIPVTQFFFSVFIGLIPYNFVCVQTGSILSQITSLDAIFSWSTLLKMLAVAMVALIPGTLIKQFSQKHLSLDSSNQNVHLLNGRKSS